A stretch of the Phycodurus eques isolate BA_2022a chromosome 15, UOR_Pequ_1.1, whole genome shotgun sequence genome encodes the following:
- the rapgef1b gene encoding rap guanine nucleotide exchange factor 1b isoform X8, with translation MSGKIESKQDSQRSHLSSFTMKLMDKFHSPKIKRTPSKKGKQLQPEPAAKSTEKPANKKVSRLEEHEKEVVSALRYFKTIVDKMVVEKKVLEMLPGSASKVLEAILPLVQGEARIQHSSALSSCHNRVYQSLANLIRWADQVMLDGIDLDDKENVTSVTNVIKAVLDGVKELVKLTIEKQEQPSPTSPNKPTPPVTTAESSVPSEVASIERESEVLKTTAPAAAPSEAPSGVTDEDVAPPKPPLPEAKMAELRAQLRCDAGQRKPTHKENPPPALPPKKRQSAPSPTRVAVVAPMSRGSSLPCTVHRQQHDYEQQFLQRRFSGGSQSYGGDSPRLSPSSSMGKLSKSDEQLSSMEQDSGQCSRNTSCETLDNTENYDPDYDFLHQDLSVGDNLPPIPVGGCLSPLPESHSESSSPVRGQHPSHPRFSAPPPQQPPEYWTPQPGRPNPLSRISAPPALPQKKRRSTQTPPFPDGGSKVYERYPSQYDNLSEEEPPPFPLFTPISPMPQTNGGAFVTQYICGENADVAASPPPLPEKKSRHILQYMQFVEDYSEPQPSVFYQMPQSESIYEQRNKRFQEVYGFNDSFSSTDSVHEPLLPPALPPKQRQLASHSSSPSSSSSSSLSCHLQPSVAAMEEAGSGLGLSMSVSNSYLIGQAALTTPTETIADDMLQDPAPPLPSTNSKEATEVERRQKSAESAEDSEENVDELSLIDHKEIMSRITLKQENDDGPDVRAGSGDILLVHATETDRKDLVLYCEAFLTTYRTFITPEDLIKKLHYRYTSFCHSPDTFKKRVSKNTFFVLVRVVDELCLVELTEDILKQLMDLVFTLVCNGELSLARVLRKNILDKVEQKKLLRYTNSLKPLAARGVSARPGTLHDFRSHEIADQLTLLDAELFYKIEIPEVLLWAKEQNEEKSPNLTQFTEHFNNMSYWVRSLIIQQEKAQDREKLLLKFIKIMKHLRKLNNFNSYLAILSALDSAPIRRLEWQKQTSEGLEEYCTLIDSSSSFRAYRAALAEVEPPCIPYLGLILQDLTFVHLGNPDFIDGKVNFSKRWQQFNILDSMRRFQQVHYELKRNDDIVSFFNDFSDHLAEEALWELSLKIKPRNIARRKTERDEKT, from the exons ACTCTCAGCGGTCCCATCTGTCCTCATTTACCATGAAGCTGATGGACAAGTTCCATTCTCCCAAGATCAAGAGGACGCCATCCAAGAAAGGCAAGCAACTGCAGCCCGAGCCTGCGGCCAAGAGCACTGAAAAGCCTGCTAACAAG AAGGTGAGCCGGCTGGAGGAGCACGAGAAGGAGGTGGTCAGCGCCCTTCGCTACTTCAAGACCATCGTGGACAAGATGGTGGTGGAGAAGAAGGTGCTGGAgatgctccccggctcggccaGCAAGGTGCTGGAGGCCATCCTGCCTCTGGTTCAGGGGGAGGCCCGCATACAGCACAG TTCAGCGTTGTCTTCCTGCCACAACCGCGTGTACCAGAGTCTCGCCAACCTCATCCGCTGGGCCGACCAGGTGATGCTGGACGGCATCGACCTGGACGACAAGGAGAACGTGACGTCGGTCACCAACGTCATCAAAGCGGTGCTGGACGGCGTGAAG GAGCTGGTGAAGCTGACCATTGAGAAACAAGAGCAGCCGTCGCCCACCAGCCCCAACAAACCGACGCCGCCCGTAACTACGGCGGAGAG CAGCGTTCCTTCAGAGGTGGCCTCGATAGAGCGGGAGTCGGAGGTGCTGAAGACGACTGCTCCGGCAGCGGCTCCCTCCGAGGCCCCCTCGGGTGTAACCGACGAGGACGTAGCCCCCCCGAAACCCCCGCTTCCCGAAGCCAAGATGGCAGAGCTCAG AGCACAGTTGCGTTGTGACGCTGGCCAAAGGAAGCCCACACACAAGGAGAA CCCTCCGCCAGCCCTCCCGCCGAAGAAGCGGCAGTCTGCCCCATCGCCGACACGCGTGGCGGTGGTCGCCCCCATGAGCCGGGGATCCAGCTTGCCCTGCACTGTCCACAGACAG CAGCATGACTACGAGCAGCAGTTCCTCCAGCGGCGCTTCTCAGGGGGCAGCCAGTCGTACGGGGGTGACTCCCCACGTCTGTCCCCCAGCAGTAGCATGGGCAAACTCAGCAAGTCGGACGAGCAGCTTTCCTCCATGGAACAGGACAGCGGTCAGTGTTCCCGGAACACCAGCTGCGAGACGCTCG ACAACACCGAAAACTACGACCCCGACTACGACTTCCTCCACCAGGACCTGTCTGTTGGGGACAACCTGCCCCCAATCCCGGTGGGCGGTTGCCTCAGCCCGCTGCCCGAGTCTCACAGCGAGTCGTCCTCGCCGGTCCGCGGGCAGCATCCGTCGCACCCCCGCTTCAGCGCGCCTCCCCCCCAGCAACCGCCCGAGTACTGGACGCCGCAGCCCGGCCGCCCCAACCCCTTGTCACGCATCAGCGCGCCGCCCGCGCTGCCCCAGAAGAAGCGGCGCAGCACGCAGACGCCGCCCTTCCCCGACGGCGGCTCCAAGGTGTACGAGCGCTACCCCTCCCAGTACGACAACTTGTCCGAGGAGGAGCCGCCTCCCTTCCCGCTTTTCACGCCCATCTCGCCCATGCCGCAGACGAACGGCGGCGCGTTCGTCACGCAGTACATTTGCGGAGAGAACGCAGACGTGGCCGCCAGCCCGCCACCGCTGCCAGAAAAGAAAAGCAGACACA TCCTGCAGTACATGCAGTTTGTGGAGGACTACTCGGAGCCGCAGCCGTCCGTCTTCTACCAGATGCCGCAGAGCGAGAGCATCTACGAGCAGCGCAACAAGCGCTTCCAGGAAGTCTACGGCTTCAACGACTCGTTCAGCAGCACCGACTCGGTCCACGAGCCGCTCCTGCCGCCCGCGCTGCCGCCCAAGCAACGCCAACTG GCCTCccactcctcctccccctcttcctcctcctcttcctctctctcctgCCACCTCCAGCCGTCTGTGGCGGCCATGGAGGAGGCGGGCTCTGGGCTGGGCCTCAGCATGTCCGTCTCTAACTCCTACCTGATTGGCCAAGCTGCCTTGACCACGCCCACG GAAACCATCGCCGATGACATGCTACAAGACCCCGCCCCTCCGTTGCCATCCACCAATAGCAAAGAGGCTACGGAAGTGGAAAG AAGGCAAAAGTCAGCGGAGTCGGCAGAGGACAGCGAGGAGAACGTGGACGAGCTTTCCCTCATCGATCACAAGGAGATCATGAGCAGGATAACACTAAAACAGGAA AATGATGACGGGCCGGATGTGCGTGCTGGATCGGGCGACATTTTGTTAGTCCACGCCACAGAGACGGACCGCAAAG ATCTCGTTTTGTACTGTGAAGCCTTTTTGACGACATATAGGACGTTTATAACCCCCGAGGACCTCATTAAGAAGCTACACTACAGATA CACAAGCTTTTGCCATAGTCCAGACACGTTCAAGAAGCGAGTCAGCAAGAATACCTTCTTTGTCTTGGTGCGTGTGGTGGACGAGCTCTG CCTGGTGGAGCTGACGGAGGACAtcctgaagcagctgatggACCTGGTCTTCACGCTGGTCTGCAACGGGGAGCTGAGCTTGGCCCGGGTCTTGCGCAAGAACATCCTGGACAAGGTGGAGCAGAAGAAGCTGCTGCGCTACACCAACTCGCTCAAGCCGCTCGCCGCCCGGGGCGTCTCGGCAAG GCCCGGAACGCTGCACGATTTCCGCAGTCACGAGATCGCGGACCAGCTCACGCTTCTCGACGCCGAGCTCTTCTACAAGATTGAG aTTCCGGAGGTGTTGCTTTGGGCCAAAGAGCAAAACGAAGAGAAGAGTCCCAACCTGACGCAGTTCACAGAGCACTTTAACAACATGAGCTACTG GGTGCGCTCTCTAATCATTCAGCAAGAGAAAGCCCAAGACCGAGAGAAGCTGCTCCTCAAGTTCATCAAGATCATGAAG CACTTAAGAAAGCTGAACAACTTCAACTCGTACCTGGCCATCCTGTCCGCCCTGGACTCGGCACCCATCCGGAGGTTGGAGTGGCAGAAGCAGACGTCGGAG GGATTGGAGGAATATTGCACGTTGATTGACAGCTCGTCGTCCTTCCGGGCGTACCGGGCCGCTCTGGCCGAAGTGGAGCCTCCCTGCATCCCGTACTT GGGTCTCATCTTGCAGGACCTGACCTTTGTCCACCTGGGCAACCCCGACTTCATCGACGGCAAAGTCAACTTCTCCAAGCGATGGCAGCAGTTCAATATCTTGGACAGCATGCGCCGCTTCCAGCAAGT tCACTACGAGCTGAAACGCAACGACGACATCGTCTCCTTCTTCAACGACTTCAGCGACCACCTGGCCGAGGAGGCGCTGTGGGAGCTCTCGCTGAAGATCAAGCCGCGGAACATCGCCCGACGCAAGACGGAGCGGGACGAGAAGACTTAA
- the rapgef1b gene encoding rap guanine nucleotide exchange factor 1b isoform X2, translating into MSGKIESKQDSQRSHLSSFTMKLMDKFHSPKIKRTPSKKGKQLQPEPAAKSTEKPANKKVSRLEEHEKEVVSALRYFKTIVDKMVVEKKVLEMLPGSASKVLEAILPLVQGEARIQHSSALSSCHNRVYQSLANLIRWADQVMLDGIDLDDKENVTSVTNVIKAVLDGVKELVKLTIEKQEQPSPTSPNKPTPPVTTAESSVPSEVASIERESEVLKTTAPAAAPSEAPSGVTDEDVAPPKPPLPEAKMAELRAQLRCDAGQRKPTHKENPPPALPPKKRQSAPSPTRVAVVAPMSRGSSLPCTVHRQQHDYEQQFLQRRFSGGSQSYGGDSPRLSPSSSMGKLSKSDEQLSSMEQDSGQCSRNTSCETLDNTENYDPDYDFLHQDLSVGDNLPPIPVGGCLSPLPESHSESSSPVRGQHPSHPRFSAPPPQQPPEYWTPQPGRPNPLSRISAPPALPQKKRRSTQTPPFPDGGSKVYERYPSQYDNLSEEEPPPFPLFTPISPMPQTNGGAFVTQYICGENADVAASPPPLPEKKSRHILQYMQFVEDYSEPQPSVFYQMPQSESIYEQRNKRFQEVYGFNDSFSSTDSVHEPLLPPALPPKQRQLSVDQAALTNAAVPDGGGGGPGPGPGGSPSRSATSVAACPPSGSSLGDSLHVSESANDEGGEGEYVNLYSSSQANGELPLSLRETIADDMLQDPAPPLPSTNSKEATEVERRQKSAESAEDSEENVDELSLIDHKEIMSRITLKQENDDGPDVRAGSGDILLVHATETDRKDLVLYCEAFLTTYRTFITPEDLIKKLHYRYTSFCHSPDTFKKRVSKNTFFVLVRVVDELCLVELTEDILKQLMDLVFTLVCNGELSLARVLRKNILDKVEQKKLLRYTNSLKPLAARGVSARPGTLHDFRSHEIADQLTLLDAELFYKIEIPEVLLWAKEQNEEKSPNLTQFTEHFNNMSYWVRSLIIQQEKAQDREKLLLKFIKIMKHLRKLNNFNSYLAILSALDSAPIRRLEWQKQTSEGLEEYCTLIDSSSSFRAYRAALAEVEPPCIPYLGLILQDLTFVHLGNPDFIDGKVNFSKRWQQFNILDSMRRFQQVHYELKRNDDIVSFFNDFSDHLAEEALWELSLKIKPRNIARRKTERDEKT; encoded by the exons ACTCTCAGCGGTCCCATCTGTCCTCATTTACCATGAAGCTGATGGACAAGTTCCATTCTCCCAAGATCAAGAGGACGCCATCCAAGAAAGGCAAGCAACTGCAGCCCGAGCCTGCGGCCAAGAGCACTGAAAAGCCTGCTAACAAG AAGGTGAGCCGGCTGGAGGAGCACGAGAAGGAGGTGGTCAGCGCCCTTCGCTACTTCAAGACCATCGTGGACAAGATGGTGGTGGAGAAGAAGGTGCTGGAgatgctccccggctcggccaGCAAGGTGCTGGAGGCCATCCTGCCTCTGGTTCAGGGGGAGGCCCGCATACAGCACAG TTCAGCGTTGTCTTCCTGCCACAACCGCGTGTACCAGAGTCTCGCCAACCTCATCCGCTGGGCCGACCAGGTGATGCTGGACGGCATCGACCTGGACGACAAGGAGAACGTGACGTCGGTCACCAACGTCATCAAAGCGGTGCTGGACGGCGTGAAG GAGCTGGTGAAGCTGACCATTGAGAAACAAGAGCAGCCGTCGCCCACCAGCCCCAACAAACCGACGCCGCCCGTAACTACGGCGGAGAG CAGCGTTCCTTCAGAGGTGGCCTCGATAGAGCGGGAGTCGGAGGTGCTGAAGACGACTGCTCCGGCAGCGGCTCCCTCCGAGGCCCCCTCGGGTGTAACCGACGAGGACGTAGCCCCCCCGAAACCCCCGCTTCCCGAAGCCAAGATGGCAGAGCTCAG AGCACAGTTGCGTTGTGACGCTGGCCAAAGGAAGCCCACACACAAGGAGAA CCCTCCGCCAGCCCTCCCGCCGAAGAAGCGGCAGTCTGCCCCATCGCCGACACGCGTGGCGGTGGTCGCCCCCATGAGCCGGGGATCCAGCTTGCCCTGCACTGTCCACAGACAG CAGCATGACTACGAGCAGCAGTTCCTCCAGCGGCGCTTCTCAGGGGGCAGCCAGTCGTACGGGGGTGACTCCCCACGTCTGTCCCCCAGCAGTAGCATGGGCAAACTCAGCAAGTCGGACGAGCAGCTTTCCTCCATGGAACAGGACAGCGGTCAGTGTTCCCGGAACACCAGCTGCGAGACGCTCG ACAACACCGAAAACTACGACCCCGACTACGACTTCCTCCACCAGGACCTGTCTGTTGGGGACAACCTGCCCCCAATCCCGGTGGGCGGTTGCCTCAGCCCGCTGCCCGAGTCTCACAGCGAGTCGTCCTCGCCGGTCCGCGGGCAGCATCCGTCGCACCCCCGCTTCAGCGCGCCTCCCCCCCAGCAACCGCCCGAGTACTGGACGCCGCAGCCCGGCCGCCCCAACCCCTTGTCACGCATCAGCGCGCCGCCCGCGCTGCCCCAGAAGAAGCGGCGCAGCACGCAGACGCCGCCCTTCCCCGACGGCGGCTCCAAGGTGTACGAGCGCTACCCCTCCCAGTACGACAACTTGTCCGAGGAGGAGCCGCCTCCCTTCCCGCTTTTCACGCCCATCTCGCCCATGCCGCAGACGAACGGCGGCGCGTTCGTCACGCAGTACATTTGCGGAGAGAACGCAGACGTGGCCGCCAGCCCGCCACCGCTGCCAGAAAAGAAAAGCAGACACA TCCTGCAGTACATGCAGTTTGTGGAGGACTACTCGGAGCCGCAGCCGTCCGTCTTCTACCAGATGCCGCAGAGCGAGAGCATCTACGAGCAGCGCAACAAGCGCTTCCAGGAAGTCTACGGCTTCAACGACTCGTTCAGCAGCACCGACTCGGTCCACGAGCCGCTCCTGCCGCCCGCGCTGCCGCCCAAGCAACGCCAACTG AGCGTGGACCAGGCCGCCTTGACCAACGCCGCCGTTCCCGACGGCGGCGGGGGAGGACCCGGGCCTGGGCCCGGGGGCTCGCCGTCCCGCTCGGCGACCTCTGTGGCGGCCTGTCCTCCCTCCGGGTCGTCTCTCGGCGACTCGCTTCACGTG AGCGAGAGCGCGAATGACGAGGGTGGGGAGGGCGAGTACGTCAACTTGTACTCGTCCAGCCAGGCCAATGGCGAGCTGCCTCTCTCCCTCAGA GAAACCATCGCCGATGACATGCTACAAGACCCCGCCCCTCCGTTGCCATCCACCAATAGCAAAGAGGCTACGGAAGTGGAAAG AAGGCAAAAGTCAGCGGAGTCGGCAGAGGACAGCGAGGAGAACGTGGACGAGCTTTCCCTCATCGATCACAAGGAGATCATGAGCAGGATAACACTAAAACAGGAA AATGATGACGGGCCGGATGTGCGTGCTGGATCGGGCGACATTTTGTTAGTCCACGCCACAGAGACGGACCGCAAAG ATCTCGTTTTGTACTGTGAAGCCTTTTTGACGACATATAGGACGTTTATAACCCCCGAGGACCTCATTAAGAAGCTACACTACAGATA CACAAGCTTTTGCCATAGTCCAGACACGTTCAAGAAGCGAGTCAGCAAGAATACCTTCTTTGTCTTGGTGCGTGTGGTGGACGAGCTCTG CCTGGTGGAGCTGACGGAGGACAtcctgaagcagctgatggACCTGGTCTTCACGCTGGTCTGCAACGGGGAGCTGAGCTTGGCCCGGGTCTTGCGCAAGAACATCCTGGACAAGGTGGAGCAGAAGAAGCTGCTGCGCTACACCAACTCGCTCAAGCCGCTCGCCGCCCGGGGCGTCTCGGCAAG GCCCGGAACGCTGCACGATTTCCGCAGTCACGAGATCGCGGACCAGCTCACGCTTCTCGACGCCGAGCTCTTCTACAAGATTGAG aTTCCGGAGGTGTTGCTTTGGGCCAAAGAGCAAAACGAAGAGAAGAGTCCCAACCTGACGCAGTTCACAGAGCACTTTAACAACATGAGCTACTG GGTGCGCTCTCTAATCATTCAGCAAGAGAAAGCCCAAGACCGAGAGAAGCTGCTCCTCAAGTTCATCAAGATCATGAAG CACTTAAGAAAGCTGAACAACTTCAACTCGTACCTGGCCATCCTGTCCGCCCTGGACTCGGCACCCATCCGGAGGTTGGAGTGGCAGAAGCAGACGTCGGAG GGATTGGAGGAATATTGCACGTTGATTGACAGCTCGTCGTCCTTCCGGGCGTACCGGGCCGCTCTGGCCGAAGTGGAGCCTCCCTGCATCCCGTACTT GGGTCTCATCTTGCAGGACCTGACCTTTGTCCACCTGGGCAACCCCGACTTCATCGACGGCAAAGTCAACTTCTCCAAGCGATGGCAGCAGTTCAATATCTTGGACAGCATGCGCCGCTTCCAGCAAGT tCACTACGAGCTGAAACGCAACGACGACATCGTCTCCTTCTTCAACGACTTCAGCGACCACCTGGCCGAGGAGGCGCTGTGGGAGCTCTCGCTGAAGATCAAGCCGCGGAACATCGCCCGACGCAAGACGGAGCGGGACGAGAAGACTTAA
- the rapgef1b gene encoding rap guanine nucleotide exchange factor 1b isoform X15, with amino-acid sequence MSGKIESKQDSQRSHLSSFTMKLMDKFHSPKIKRTPSKKGKQLQPEPAAKSTEKPANKKVSRLEEHEKEVVSALRYFKTIVDKMVVEKKVLEMLPGSASKVLEAILPLVQGEARIQHSSALSSCHNRVYQSLANLIRWADQVMLDGIDLDDKENVTSVTNVIKAVLDGVKELVKLTIEKQEQPSPTSPNKPTPPVTTAESSVPSEVASIERESEVLKTTAPAAAPSEAPSGVTDEDVAPPKPPLPEAKMAELRAQLRCDAGQRKPTHKENPPPALPPKKRQSAPSPTRVAVVAPMSRGSSLPCTVHRQQHDYEQQFLQRRFSGGSQSYGGDSPRLSPSSSMGKLSKSDEQLSSMEQDSGQCSRNTSCETLDNTENYDPDYDFLHQDLSVGDNLPPIPVGGCLSPLPESHSESSSPVRGQHPSHPRFSAPPPQQPPEYWTPQPGRPNPLSRISAPPALPQKKRRSTQTPPFPDGGSKVYERYPSQYDNLSEEEPPPFPLFTPISPMPQTNGGAFVTQYICGENADVAASPPPLPEKKSRHILQYMQFVEDYSEPQPSVFYQMPQSESIYEQRNKRFQEVYGFNDSFSSTDSVHEPLLPPALPPKQRQLASHSSSPSSSSSSSLSCHLQPSVAAMEEAGSGLGLSMSVSNSYLIGQAALTTPTSVDQAALTNAAVPDGGGGGPGPGPGGSPSRSATSVAACPPSGSSLGDSLHVSESANDEGGEGEYVNLYSSSQANGELPLSLRETIADDMLQDPAPPLPSTNSKEATEVERRQKSAESAEDSEENVDELSLIDHKEIMSRITLKQENDDGPDVRAGSGDILLVHATETDRKDLVLYCEAFLTTYRTFITPEDLIKKLHYRYTSFCHSPDTFKKRVSKNTFFVLVRVVDELCLVELTEDILKQLMDLVFTLVCNGELSLARVLRKNILDKVEQKKLLRYTNSLKPLAARGVSARPGTLHDFRSHEIADQLTLLDAELFYKIEIPEVLLWAKEQNEEKSPNLTQFTEHFNNMSYWVRSLIIQQEKAQDREKLLLKFIKIMKHLRKLNNFNSYLAILSALDSAPIRRLEWQKQTSEGLEEYCTLIDSSSSFRAYRAALAEVEPPCIPYLGLILQDLTFVHLGNPDFIDGKVNFSKRWQQFNILDSMRRFQQVHYELKRNDDIVSFFNDFSDHLAEEALWELSLKIKPRNIARRKTERDEKT; translated from the exons ACTCTCAGCGGTCCCATCTGTCCTCATTTACCATGAAGCTGATGGACAAGTTCCATTCTCCCAAGATCAAGAGGACGCCATCCAAGAAAGGCAAGCAACTGCAGCCCGAGCCTGCGGCCAAGAGCACTGAAAAGCCTGCTAACAAG AAGGTGAGCCGGCTGGAGGAGCACGAGAAGGAGGTGGTCAGCGCCCTTCGCTACTTCAAGACCATCGTGGACAAGATGGTGGTGGAGAAGAAGGTGCTGGAgatgctccccggctcggccaGCAAGGTGCTGGAGGCCATCCTGCCTCTGGTTCAGGGGGAGGCCCGCATACAGCACAG TTCAGCGTTGTCTTCCTGCCACAACCGCGTGTACCAGAGTCTCGCCAACCTCATCCGCTGGGCCGACCAGGTGATGCTGGACGGCATCGACCTGGACGACAAGGAGAACGTGACGTCGGTCACCAACGTCATCAAAGCGGTGCTGGACGGCGTGAAG GAGCTGGTGAAGCTGACCATTGAGAAACAAGAGCAGCCGTCGCCCACCAGCCCCAACAAACCGACGCCGCCCGTAACTACGGCGGAGAG CAGCGTTCCTTCAGAGGTGGCCTCGATAGAGCGGGAGTCGGAGGTGCTGAAGACGACTGCTCCGGCAGCGGCTCCCTCCGAGGCCCCCTCGGGTGTAACCGACGAGGACGTAGCCCCCCCGAAACCCCCGCTTCCCGAAGCCAAGATGGCAGAGCTCAG AGCACAGTTGCGTTGTGACGCTGGCCAAAGGAAGCCCACACACAAGGAGAA CCCTCCGCCAGCCCTCCCGCCGAAGAAGCGGCAGTCTGCCCCATCGCCGACACGCGTGGCGGTGGTCGCCCCCATGAGCCGGGGATCCAGCTTGCCCTGCACTGTCCACAGACAG CAGCATGACTACGAGCAGCAGTTCCTCCAGCGGCGCTTCTCAGGGGGCAGCCAGTCGTACGGGGGTGACTCCCCACGTCTGTCCCCCAGCAGTAGCATGGGCAAACTCAGCAAGTCGGACGAGCAGCTTTCCTCCATGGAACAGGACAGCGGTCAGTGTTCCCGGAACACCAGCTGCGAGACGCTCG ACAACACCGAAAACTACGACCCCGACTACGACTTCCTCCACCAGGACCTGTCTGTTGGGGACAACCTGCCCCCAATCCCGGTGGGCGGTTGCCTCAGCCCGCTGCCCGAGTCTCACAGCGAGTCGTCCTCGCCGGTCCGCGGGCAGCATCCGTCGCACCCCCGCTTCAGCGCGCCTCCCCCCCAGCAACCGCCCGAGTACTGGACGCCGCAGCCCGGCCGCCCCAACCCCTTGTCACGCATCAGCGCGCCGCCCGCGCTGCCCCAGAAGAAGCGGCGCAGCACGCAGACGCCGCCCTTCCCCGACGGCGGCTCCAAGGTGTACGAGCGCTACCCCTCCCAGTACGACAACTTGTCCGAGGAGGAGCCGCCTCCCTTCCCGCTTTTCACGCCCATCTCGCCCATGCCGCAGACGAACGGCGGCGCGTTCGTCACGCAGTACATTTGCGGAGAGAACGCAGACGTGGCCGCCAGCCCGCCACCGCTGCCAGAAAAGAAAAGCAGACACA TCCTGCAGTACATGCAGTTTGTGGAGGACTACTCGGAGCCGCAGCCGTCCGTCTTCTACCAGATGCCGCAGAGCGAGAGCATCTACGAGCAGCGCAACAAGCGCTTCCAGGAAGTCTACGGCTTCAACGACTCGTTCAGCAGCACCGACTCGGTCCACGAGCCGCTCCTGCCGCCCGCGCTGCCGCCCAAGCAACGCCAACTG GCCTCccactcctcctccccctcttcctcctcctcttcctctctctcctgCCACCTCCAGCCGTCTGTGGCGGCCATGGAGGAGGCGGGCTCTGGGCTGGGCCTCAGCATGTCCGTCTCTAACTCCTACCTGATTGGCCAAGCTGCCTTGACCACGCCCACG AGCGTGGACCAGGCCGCCTTGACCAACGCCGCCGTTCCCGACGGCGGCGGGGGAGGACCCGGGCCTGGGCCCGGGGGCTCGCCGTCCCGCTCGGCGACCTCTGTGGCGGCCTGTCCTCCCTCCGGGTCGTCTCTCGGCGACTCGCTTCACGTG AGCGAGAGCGCGAATGACGAGGGTGGGGAGGGCGAGTACGTCAACTTGTACTCGTCCAGCCAGGCCAATGGCGAGCTGCCTCTCTCCCTCAGA GAAACCATCGCCGATGACATGCTACAAGACCCCGCCCCTCCGTTGCCATCCACCAATAGCAAAGAGGCTACGGAAGTGGAAAG AAGGCAAAAGTCAGCGGAGTCGGCAGAGGACAGCGAGGAGAACGTGGACGAGCTTTCCCTCATCGATCACAAGGAGATCATGAGCAGGATAACACTAAAACAGGAA AATGATGACGGGCCGGATGTGCGTGCTGGATCGGGCGACATTTTGTTAGTCCACGCCACAGAGACGGACCGCAAAG ATCTCGTTTTGTACTGTGAAGCCTTTTTGACGACATATAGGACGTTTATAACCCCCGAGGACCTCATTAAGAAGCTACACTACAGATA CACAAGCTTTTGCCATAGTCCAGACACGTTCAAGAAGCGAGTCAGCAAGAATACCTTCTTTGTCTTGGTGCGTGTGGTGGACGAGCTCTG CCTGGTGGAGCTGACGGAGGACAtcctgaagcagctgatggACCTGGTCTTCACGCTGGTCTGCAACGGGGAGCTGAGCTTGGCCCGGGTCTTGCGCAAGAACATCCTGGACAAGGTGGAGCAGAAGAAGCTGCTGCGCTACACCAACTCGCTCAAGCCGCTCGCCGCCCGGGGCGTCTCGGCAAG GCCCGGAACGCTGCACGATTTCCGCAGTCACGAGATCGCGGACCAGCTCACGCTTCTCGACGCCGAGCTCTTCTACAAGATTGAG aTTCCGGAGGTGTTGCTTTGGGCCAAAGAGCAAAACGAAGAGAAGAGTCCCAACCTGACGCAGTTCACAGAGCACTTTAACAACATGAGCTACTG GGTGCGCTCTCTAATCATTCAGCAAGAGAAAGCCCAAGACCGAGAGAAGCTGCTCCTCAAGTTCATCAAGATCATGAAG CACTTAAGAAAGCTGAACAACTTCAACTCGTACCTGGCCATCCTGTCCGCCCTGGACTCGGCACCCATCCGGAGGTTGGAGTGGCAGAAGCAGACGTCGGAG GGATTGGAGGAATATTGCACGTTGATTGACAGCTCGTCGTCCTTCCGGGCGTACCGGGCCGCTCTGGCCGAAGTGGAGCCTCCCTGCATCCCGTACTT GGGTCTCATCTTGCAGGACCTGACCTTTGTCCACCTGGGCAACCCCGACTTCATCGACGGCAAAGTCAACTTCTCCAAGCGATGGCAGCAGTTCAATATCTTGGACAGCATGCGCCGCTTCCAGCAAGT tCACTACGAGCTGAAACGCAACGACGACATCGTCTCCTTCTTCAACGACTTCAGCGACCACCTGGCCGAGGAGGCGCTGTGGGAGCTCTCGCTGAAGATCAAGCCGCGGAACATCGCCCGACGCAAGACGGAGCGGGACGAGAAGACTTAA